The genomic DNA AGCTTCTGGCCGCCGTGCCGGACGTTCTGGATGAAGGCGCGGGCCATCCCGATGGGATCGATGCCGATATGGCGGTAGAAACGGTCGTCCTCGATGGCGATGAGGGCGTCCTGCAGGGTCTGGGGGATCTTGTCGAGGGAGACCACGGTGCGCTGCTCGAGCCAAAGCTGGCTGATGACCTCGCCGTTGACGTCATAGATGCGCGTGGCCTGGGCCGGGTTGGAGGTCTGGAGAAGTTTGATATCGGGGAGTTCCTGGAGCTGGGCGTAAAGGAAGCCCAGGACGATCCCGGACAGGGCGAAGCCCAGGATGAAGGCGTATTTCAGGAAGGTCAGGAATGGTTTGCGGGCTTTCTCGACTTTCTCGATCGGCATGGGTCCCTTCGGGGAAATGGAAAATTAGAGACGGTCATTATATCGACTGCGTCCCATTTCAACAGCCATCCCCGGGCCTTTTTGTTATCATGAGGCCCTTGTGAGCACCCCATTCGATAAAACCCCCGAACAACAATTGGAGATCCTGCTTCAAGGAACGGCCGAGGTCATCTCGAAGGCCGAACTTTTGGAGAAGCTCAAGGCCGCCCACAAAGAAGGCCGGCCCTTGCTCGTGAAGTGGGGAGCGGACCCTTCGGCCCCCGACATCCACCTGGGCCATACGGTGGTCCTTCGCAAGTTGCGCCAGTTCCAGGACCTGGGCCACAAGGTGCAGTTCCTCATCGGCGACTTCACCGCCATGATCGGTGACCCCACGGGTAAATCGGCCACCCGCAAACCCCTGAGCCGCGAAGAGGTGGCTGCCAACGCCAAGACCTATCTGGAGCAGGTCTTCCGGGTGCTCGACAAGGACCCGGCCAAGATCGAGGTCCGCTACAACAGTGAATGGTGCCGGCCCATGAGCTTCGAGGACGTCATTCGACTGGCCTCCCGATATACGGTGGCGCGTATCCTGGAGCGGGACGATTTCACCAACCGCATGAAGGAACAACGGCCCATCAGTTTGCACGAACTGCTCTATCCGCTCATCCAGGGTTATGACTCAGTGGTCCTGAAGTCCGACGTGGAAATGTGCGGGACCGACCAAAAATTCAATTGCCTGGTGGGCCGGGCCCTACAGGAGGAAGCGGGACAGCGGCCCGAAGCCATCCTTTCCATGCCCATCTTGGAGGGCCTGGACGGGGTCAAGAAGATGTCGAAAAGTCTGGGGAACTACGTCGGTGTGACCGATACGCCCAATGAAATGTTCGCCAAGCTGATGAGCGTTTCGGATGAACTTATGTGGAAATATTACGAACTTTTGTCCGACCTGTCCCCGGGGGCACAAAAGGACCGGAAGGCCCAGGTGGAAAAGGGCCAATTCCACCCGAAGACCGCCAAGCAGGAACTGGCCCGGGAGATCACCCAAAGGTTCCATGGCGAGGTCAAGGCGAAGGAAGCCTGGGACTATTTCGAGAACCGTCACAACCTGGACCAGTCGGTCGATTACGAAAAGGTCCAGGTCCCGCCCGGGGCCCATAAGGCGGCGGACTTCCTTTTGATGGTCGGCATCGTCAAGACCAAGAGCGATGCCAAGCGGCTCATCGAGCAGGGGGCGGTGGAGTGGGTGGACGCGGACCAGAAGAAAAGGAAGATCGGTTCCTTCAACGAGGTCATCGAAATGGGGCCAGCCCAATCCGGTTTGATCCGTGCGGGAAAGGTGTTCTTGAAGGTCGTTTCTTAAAGGTCTTTTCCACGGGGCGTGCCAGGTCGACCCGGACAAACGGTCGAAATTTCCCTTTTTCCTCCTTCGATTTTTTCCGAACTTCCGCCTTTTCCCTAGGCAGTCCCCGGGCCCCTGGCTATAATCCGAAAAGAAAGGCCCGCTCTCTTGAGATGCCATCAAGTCAGCGGCCTTTTGTCGTTTCAGGGGACAAATAAGCGCCCTAAAGCCCTTGTTTCCAGGGGGCGGGCCGGCCCTTGGGGGTGTCCTCGAGGCCTGAAATGGAAAAAAATCGGTAAATTTTTTTAGGGGTCGGACATGAGTGGTCACAATAAATGGGCGAAGATCAAGAGGACCAAGGGCGTCCTGGACCAGAAGCGTGGGCAG from bacterium includes the following:
- the tyrS gene encoding tyrosine--tRNA ligase, which codes for MSTPFDKTPEQQLEILLQGTAEVISKAELLEKLKAAHKEGRPLLVKWGADPSAPDIHLGHTVVLRKLRQFQDLGHKVQFLIGDFTAMIGDPTGKSATRKPLSREEVAANAKTYLEQVFRVLDKDPAKIEVRYNSEWCRPMSFEDVIRLASRYTVARILERDDFTNRMKEQRPISLHELLYPLIQGYDSVVLKSDVEMCGTDQKFNCLVGRALQEEAGQRPEAILSMPILEGLDGVKKMSKSLGNYVGVTDTPNEMFAKLMSVSDELMWKYYELLSDLSPGAQKDRKAQVEKGQFHPKTAKQELAREITQRFHGEVKAKEAWDYFENRHNLDQSVDYEKVQVPPGAHKAADFLLMVGIVKTKSDAKRLIEQGAVEWVDADQKKRKIGSFNEVIEMGPAQSGLIRAGKVFLKVVS